DNA from Methanomassiliicoccales archaeon:
GCACGAAGAAGGCGTCCCACTTGGTGAGGTCGGCTATCTTATCGATGGGCATCCCGCGGCGCAGCGCTTCGGCGATGCCATACAGGCGCTTATCGGACGGAGAGATCAGCTCCGCCTCCAGCTCCTTGTCGCTCCAGATCTCCGGCTCCAGGTCGATGCGGTCCGTCTCCAGGGAGCATACCGCCTTCATGAGCGATTCCTCGATGGTGCGTCCGATGGCCATGACCTCGCCGGTGCTCTTCATCTGCGTGCCGATCTTTGTTTCGACCGTCCGGAACTTGTCGAAGGGCCAGCGTGGAATTTTAGCCACCACGTAATCGATGGTCGGTTCGAAAGCGGCGAACGTCTTCCCGGTGATCTTGTTCGGGATCTCGTCCAACGTCTTCCCGATGGCGATCTTGGCCGCCACCCTGGCTATGGGGTAGCCGGTAGCTTTAGAGGCCAGGGCGGAAGAGCGCGAGACGCGCGGATTAACTTCAATGACGCGGTACTCCCTGGTCACCGGGTTGAAGGCGAACTGCACGTTGCAGCCACCCTCGATTCCCAGGGCGCGGATGATCTTGATGGATGCCGTCCGCATCAGCTGAAAGTCCTCGTCGTTCAGCGTCTGTATGGGCGCGACCACGATGCTCTCGCCGGTATGGATGCCCATGGCGTCCAGGTTCTCCATAGAGCAGATGATGACGCAGTTGTCCTTGCGGTCACGCATGACCTCGTACTCCAGCTCCTTCCAGCCCAGCACGCTCTCCTCGATGAGCACCTGGCGGATGCGCGAGTAGATCAGACCGCGGCCGGTGATGGGTATGAGCTCCTCCTCGTTGTAAGCCACTCCACCGCCAGTGCCTCCGAGGGTGTAAGCGGGACGGATAAGCACTGGAAAGCCGCCCACGGACTCCACGGCCTTCTTGGCGTCGTCGATGCTATGGACGGTGACACTGCGAGGGATAGGTTCGCCGATCTGGATCATGGTCTCCCGGAACAGCTCCCGGTCCTCGGAGAGGGCGATGGCTCGGGGTTGAGTGCCCAGTAAACGACAGTTGAGCTTTTCTAGATAACCCTTGTCAGCCAGCTCGGAGCACAGGTTCAGGGCGGTCTGCCCGCCCATACCGGAGAGCACCCCCTCCACCTTCTCCTTGCGGATGATCTCCGCCACCGTCTCCACGTTCAGCGGTTCGATGTAGACGATGTCGGCCATCTCCAGGTCCGTTTGGATGGTGGCGGGGTTGGAATTGACCAGGACGGTTGTGTAGCCCTCCTCGTGCAAAGAGCGACAGGCCTGCGAGCCGGAGAAATCGAACTCCGCCGCCTGACCGATAACGATAGGTCCGGAGCCAATGACCATGAGCTTGCCCTTGCTCATTTTCTCGCCTCCAGCATCTTGGCGAAATCGTCGAAGAGGAAACCGGTGTCCCTCGGCCCCGGCCGAGCTTCCGGATGATATTGCACGGAAAAGATGGGCAGCTCGTTGTGGCGCATGCCCTCCACCGTCCCGTCGTTGACGTTGACCTGGTCGATCTCCATCCCAGAATTGATCATGGTCTCGGGGTCCACGGCGTACCCGTGGTTCTGGGAGGTGATGTACACCCGGTCATTGTACTTCACCGGTTGGTTGACCCCGCGGTGACCGAACTTGAGCTTGTAGGTGTTGCCGCCGAAGACCTCGCAGAGCAGCTGGTTGCCCAAGCATATTCCCATGATAGGGTAATCGTCCTTCAGCTGGCGGACGTTGGAAACGATGGTTTCCTTGATTGCGGGGTGGGCCGGATCGCCCGGCCCGTTGGAGATGAAGAGACCGTCGACCTCATGGTCGCGGAAGAACTTGACCGGAGTATCGTAAGGCAGCTGGTATAATTCGAAGCGCTTCCTCAGCTCGCGCACGATGTTGGCCTTGGCCCCGCAGTCGAACAGCGCCACCTTCTTGGCGTCCTCCTTGGGGAAGTGCAGCGCTTCCTTGGGGCTGACATCGCCGACCAGGTTGCTCTCTGAGGGGTAGGGCATCTTGCGCAGCTGCTCCAGATGTTCGTTCGGGTCGCCGTCGTAGACGATGGCGCCTTTCATCGTACCAGCGGTCCTGATTCTGATGATGAGAGAGCGGGTGTCGATGCCGGCGATTCCGGGGATCTTATTTTCCTTAAGAAATGAGTTGAGGTCCCCATTACCGTAGCCGTTGCTGGGGGCATCGCATAGCTCCCGCACCACATAACCGCTTACCTGGACCTTCTCCGACTCCATGTCGCGGGAGTTGACACCGTAATTGCCGATTAGCGGGTAGGACATCGTCAGGATCTGGCCGCGGAAGGAGGGGTCGGTCAGGCTTTCCTGATAGCCGGTCATCCCAGTGCTGAAGACCACCTCCCCGGAGGTGTTCTCCATATAACCAAATCCCGTGCCCTCCATGATAGTCCCGTCCTCGAGCACCAGGAAGCACTTTGCCATCAGAATTTCATGGTAGCATTATAGGATACTTAATCCTTACTGAGCGTCTGACACCGCCCAGCAGCGCCATGCCTGGACAGATACAAGGCGTTCAATTATCAGGCATCTCTACCCGACGAATGTCCAATGCCGGACTAGCATTGAGACAACCATAAATTCCTGATAAAGCATCATGCCGACGATGAAGGTACTGCACCAGGACCGGTTCAAGGGCGAGATCAAGATGCAGGTGGAGGTGGCCGACGATCTGTGGCACCTCTACAACATTTTGACCCCCGGCGATCTGGTGTACGCCTCCACGTACCGTCGGGAGGAGACGAAATCCGACAAGATCCGGGCGGAGCGGGGGGAGAAGAAGCGCATGACCCTGGGCATACGTCTGGAAAAGGTGGAGTTCGGGGAGTTCGACAACCGCCTGCGGTTGTTGGGCGTCATCGAGGAAGGCCCGCAGGACGTTGGTGCGTATCACACCCTGATCATGGAGGAGGGCGAGGTGCTCTCCGTAGTGAAAGTACAATGGAAGCCGTCACAGCTAGAACGGGTACGCAGGGCGGTGGAGGATTCCAAAAAACCGTGCGTCATCTTCATATCCCTGGACGATGACGAAGCTACCGTAGCTGTGCTGCGCCAGTTCGGCGTGCAGCGCCTGGCTGATATTTTTGCGGGCGGGCACGGCAAGGATTACGCTACTAAAGAAGAGGGGAACTACTTCGGCGAGATCATTGCCAAAGCCAAGCAGGCCCACTCGCCCGGCGTTCCTTTGATCGTCCTAGGCCCCGGCTTCGCCAAGGAGACGCTAATGGCCAAGGGCAAGGAGAAGGAGCCGGAGATGTTCTCAAAATCCTTCCTTTACCATACCGGTCAATCAGGCATGACCGGCATACAGGAGCTGATGAAGCGGGGCATGGGAGCGGAGGTGCTCAAAGATTCGCGCGTGGCCGAGGAGACCGAGCTGGTGGAGAAGCTCCTCGAAGCGGTGGGGACGGACGGACTGGCGACGTACGGTCCCAAGGAAGTGCGCGAGGCGGCCAAGGCCGGAGCGGTGGAGCTGTTGCTTATCCTCGATTCCATGGTCCGAGAGAAGGACGTGGAGGCGCTGATGCGTTCCGTGGAGGACGCCCGCGGGCGGGTGACCGTCGTCAGCGAGCTGCACGAGGGCGGGAAGAAGCTGGAGTCGCTGGGCGGGATGGCCGCGCTGCTCCGGTACCGGGTCTGAGGGAGGCCAGAACCAGATATTACCGCGCGATGTTGTACGTTCCCATCCGAAACACTTTAGTACGTTTTTTCGCATTGACGCTTTGTCGTCCATTTATCCAATCCCAGAGGATAAAGGAAGGAATATGTCGACAGGGAGACGATGATTTTGTCACTCTGTCCGATGCGGGGCGCCTGGACAAAATACTGCGTTCCGCATGTCCGGGAAGTCCCCGCGGACATCCGGAAGATGGCCGACGAAGCCGAGGGTATGTGAGATGAAGAACAGGTCCGAGATCCTTGCCATGTTCGAGAAGAGTCCCCTGATCACCTGCGACACCACGCTGCGCGACGGTGAACAGGCCGCCGGGATCGTCTTCGCGAACATCGAGAAGCTGCGCATAGCCAAGCTCCTGGACGAGATAGGGGTGCAGCAGATCGAGGCCGGCATACCGGCCATGGGCGGGGACGAGAAGAAGGCGGTCAAGGACATCGCCGGCCTCGGGCTGGAGGCGTCCGTCCTGGGCTGGGGCCGGGCCACCATAGAGGACGTGCAGCACTCCATAGACTGCGACGTCGATTCCGTATCGATATCCATGTCCTCCTCTGACATACACATACAAAACAAATTGATGAAGACCAGGGAATGGGTCCTGGAGAAGGTGGTGGAGAGCGTGGAGTACGCCAAGGACCACGGTCTGTACATCTCTTGCAACGCCGAGGACGCCTCCCGCGCCGACCCGGCGTTCCTGGTCCAGTTCGGCAAGGCGGCCAAGGAGGCCGGGGCCAACCGTCTGCGCTACTGCGACACCATCGGACTGCTGGAGCCGCGCCGCGCATACAACGAGATCAAGGCACTACGCGAGGCCGTCGATATGGACATCGAGATGCACACCCACAACGATTTCGGCATGGCGACGGCGAACGCCGTCGCCGGCATGCAGGCCGGGGCTAAGTTCGTCAGCACGACGGTGATGGGGATAGGGGAGCGCACCGGGAACACCCCGCTAGAGGAGATTATAATGGCCTCCAAGCACCTGCTGCACATGGACGTGAACTTCCACACCGAAAGGTTCCGCGAGGTCGCCGAGTACGTGGCCCGCGCCGCCGGTCGGGAGATACCCGACTGGAAGCCCATCATAGGCACCAACTGCTTCGCCCACGAGGCCGGGATACACACTGACGGCATCATTAAGTACCTCAGCAACTACGAGCCCTACACCCCCGAGGAGGTCGGGCTGTCCCGCAAGATCGTCATCGGCAAGCACTCCGGCCGCCACACCATAAAGCAGATACTGGCCAACAAGGGCATCGAGGTCAGCGATGAGCTGGCCGGGGACATCCTGACGCAAGTGCGGGCGAACTCCATCGCTCTGAAGCGCTCGCTGTCGGAGAACGAGCTGATCTACATCTACCAGGACTTCCAGTCCGGTCACTACAAGAAGACGAACTAGGTGCGCATCGCTCCGTTGATGGCTATCTCGGCGATGTCCACGCCGTACATGGTGGAACGGATGATGGAATCGAGCACCATGTTGGTGATGATGGCGTCGCGGCTGCTCTCGGTAAGAAGCCCGCGGCCGACCTTCTCGCACTTCCGCACAACGTTCCGGCCCTCGTCGATTATGGCGTTGGCCTTGTCGATGTCCTTGCGGAAGAGCGCCTCCATCCCCTTCTCCAGCACGCTCATGGCCTCGGCGCTCAACGTTTTCAGCTGGTCCGCTCCCTCCAACTTCTCCTCGTCCTCGGCGCTGAGCAATGCGTTCCGGGCTATGCGCACGGCGTGGTCGCCTATGCGCTCTATTCCCCTGGCCACCAGCATCAGGTCGTTGGAACCGAAGATATCGATGCCCATGCGCTCCCCCATCTTGCGGTCGCGGGCCACCAGGTTGTTCTGCTTCATGGCCATCCAGTACAGCCGGTCCACATCGGTGTCCCGGTCGATGACGTCCTCCGCCAATCCTTTGTCCTCTAGGCGCAGGGCCTCTATGGCATCGGCGTGCATGGAGCGGACGATGAGCTGCATGCGGCGTATGCATTTCTCCAGCGGCAGCTCCACCGGGTCGGACAGGTCGTGCATGATGATGCTGTTGGCCGTCTCCTCCACGATCTCCGGGCCTATGGCCAATCTGGAGAACTCCCGTACCGCACCTTTCGCGCTGGGTTCCATGCGTTCCTTGGAGCGCACCTCTATGACATTGTATCCCACCAGGTAGGCGCCTATGAGCTTGCGCGTAAGGTGCTCGACGCTCTCATCGCCGTTGGTCCATATCTCCTTCTTCAGGACCTCCCGCCGCTTGTCGGTGTGCGTGTCGAGTATGATAGTGCCGTCTGGCTGGATGGCCATGGATACCTGATCTCCAGGTTTCAGATTGGACGAGTCGGCCCATTCCTTAGGAAGCGAGACGGTCAGGGTGGAAGTACCGGTCTTCTGTACTCTGCGTAGTTCGGCTCTCATTTCGTACTCCTCATACCTTGAATATATTTAATACCTTAATGTATATACAATATATACAGAATATGTAAAAAATATTCTACTTACAGGTCAATGCCGCAGGTGCTCGCAAGTACCAGTTGCCTTTCTGTCCGGTCGGAATATATTCTATTTCGCTAACGAATATTAATCCCCACCTTCGTAACCCGATATCATGGAACAGAACAGCAGAATGAAAGGGACTGGCATATCCAGTGCTTATTGTTGGCGACCTATTCTCGATCCTCTTGAACGTAGTCGCTCGCCCTTCACCGCACCTTTTCAGTCTTTGAACAAGGAGCTGTAAAAATGGAGAACAAGACGAAATACGCAGTGATCGGCGTGGTCGCCATAATGATCGTGGCGGCCATCGGATTTGCCGTTCTCAATCAGGGCGAGGACGGGTCGATCACCATCACCCAGAAGGGGTCCGACACGATGTTGGAGCTCTGCCAGTATTGGGCCGAGGACTTCATGACCGAGAACGATAACGTTACCGTGGAGATATCGGGCGGCGGAAGCAGCACCGGTTTCACCGCCCTCATCAGTGGCCAGGTGGACCTGGCGCAAGCGTCCCGGCAAATAAAGAGCAGCGAGCTGGCCAGCGCCAACTCCAGCGGCGTAACCCCGGTCGAGTTCAAGGTGGCCATCGATGGAATATCGATAATCACCAGCGACGACAACACAATACAGAATTTGACCATGGAGCAGCTGCGCGGCATCTACAACGGCACGATCACCAATTGGAACCAGGTGGGTGGGGCCGACCATGCCATAACATTGTACGGCCGCCAGTCCACGTCCGGCACTTACGAGTACTTCTGGGAGGTTGTGCTGAAGAAGGAGAACTACTCCGCCAGCATGAACATGCTCTCCGGTAACTCGGCGATAGTGGCCGCGGTGCAGGGCGATGAGTACGGCATCGGATACGTCGGACTAGGTTACGCCAATGCCACCGGTATCGAGATAGTTGACCTGAAGGCGAACGAGAGTTCCACGGCTTTCTCCCCGAAAGATAAAGCCGCGGTGCTCGACGGCGACTACGCGCTGAGCAGGTATCTGTATATCTATAGCGACGGGACGCCCACGGGCGCGATCGCCGATTGGCTGGAGTGGATCCTGACCGCTGACGGAGGCCAGGCGGTGGCCGAGGAGGTCGGGTTCTACGCGTTGCCCAGTGATATGCTCAGCGAGCAGCTGGCAAAACTAAGCTGATCCAGCCTTCAAACATCTTCCCTGAACTTTTAAACCAGGGTTCAAAAAGGAGCGTTCGCGAATTGGCACTGAAATTACCGGTCAAGAGCAGGAAAGGGCGCGGGAGGCGCCGCATTGACCACGTCCCGTCCAGCGAGCGGGCCATAAGATACGTGCTGATGGCCGCCACCTGGATGTCCATCATAGCCTTGGCCGCGGTCTTCGCCGAACTGCTCCTGGGCGCCTTTCCGGCGTTCACCAGCATCGATATCATCGATTTCTTCACCGGGACGGTGTGGAACCCCTCCCATCCCCTCTATCCTCTCTACGGCATCCTTCCATTGTTCGTGGCCACGCTGATGGTATCGTTCGGGGCAGCCCTCATCGCCATCCCCATCGGCCTGGGATGTACCATCTGGCTGGCCGAGCTGGCCAGTCCCCGGGTCAAGGCCATCTTCAAGCCGGCCATCGAGATATTGGCCGGTATTCCGTCGGTCATCTTCGGCTTCTTTGCCCTGGTCATACTCTCGGAATGGATCGCCGTCATCTTCGACCCCATCAACAAACTGAACGCGCTTAACGGTGCCATAATGCTGGCGGTCATGATGATTCCCATCATGGTCACTGTCGCTGAGGATGCCATCAACGCCGTCCCGCGCAGCTTGCGCGAGGCCTCGTTGGCCTTAGGAGCCACCCGCTGGGAGACCATCCGCCACGTGGTCCTGCCGTCAGCCCTCTCCGGGATCGTGGCGGCCATCGTCCTGGCCTTCGGCCGGGCCGTGGGCGAGACCATGACCGTGCTCATGGCCACCGGGAACGCCCCCCTGCTCTCCTTCGACTTCCTGCGCTCAGTGCAGACCATGACCGCCGCCATCGCCATCGACTTTGGCGAGGTGGAGTTCGGCTCCGAGCACTATCACGTGCTCTTCCTCGTCGGTCTGGTGCTGTTCATAATAACCTTCATGATCAATTTCTTGGCCGACTGGATCACCAGGCGCTACCGGGAGGAGTACTGATGGACCGGAGGACCAAGGAACTGGTCTACTTCAGCGCCTTCCGTCTCTGCGCCCTGCTGGTGGTGCTCGCGTTGGTGGTGCTCATCGGCTACATCGCCACCGGCGGACTGGAGCGCCTAAGCGTCGAGTTCCTCACGGAGATGCCCCGCCGGGCCAACACCCAGGGTGGGATACTCCCGGCCATCGTGGGCACCTTCTACCTCATGGT
Protein-coding regions in this window:
- the carA gene encoding glutamine-hydrolyzing carbamoyl-phosphate synthase small subunit — protein: MAKCFLVLEDGTIMEGTGFGYMENTSGEVVFSTGMTGYQESLTDPSFRGQILTMSYPLIGNYGVNSRDMESEKVQVSGYVVRELCDAPSNGYGNGDLNSFLKENKIPGIAGIDTRSLIIRIRTAGTMKGAIVYDGDPNEHLEQLRKMPYPSESNLVGDVSPKEALHFPKEDAKKVALFDCGAKANIVRELRKRFELYQLPYDTPVKFFRDHEVDGLFISNGPGDPAHPAIKETIVSNVRQLKDDYPIMGICLGNQLLCEVFGGNTYKLKFGHRGVNQPVKYNDRVYITSQNHGYAVDPETMINSGMEIDQVNVNDGTVEGMRHNELPIFSVQYHPEARPGPRDTGFLFDDFAKMLEARK
- a CDS encoding mRNA surveillance protein pelota, giving the protein MKVLHQDRFKGEIKMQVEVADDLWHLYNILTPGDLVYASTYRREETKSDKIRAERGEKKRMTLGIRLEKVEFGEFDNRLRLLGVIEEGPQDVGAYHTLIMEEGEVLSVVKVQWKPSQLERVRRAVEDSKKPCVIFISLDDDEATVAVLRQFGVQRLADIFAGGHGKDYATKEEGNYFGEIIAKAKQAHSPGVPLIVLGPGFAKETLMAKGKEKEPEMFSKSFLYHTGQSGMTGIQELMKRGMGAEVLKDSRVAEETELVEKLLEAVGTDGLATYGPKEVREAAKAGAVELLLILDSMVREKDVEALMRSVEDARGRVTVVSELHEGGKKLESLGGMAALLRYRV
- a CDS encoding phosphate ABC transporter substrate-binding protein, whose translation is MENKTKYAVIGVVAIMIVAAIGFAVLNQGEDGSITITQKGSDTMLELCQYWAEDFMTENDNVTVEISGGGSSTGFTALISGQVDLAQASRQIKSSELASANSSGVTPVEFKVAIDGISIITSDDNTIQNLTMEQLRGIYNGTITNWNQVGGADHAITLYGRQSTSGTYEYFWEVVLKKENYSASMNMLSGNSAIVAAVQGDEYGIGYVGLGYANATGIEIVDLKANESSTAFSPKDKAAVLDGDYALSRYLYIYSDGTPTGAIADWLEWILTADGGQAVAEEVGFYALPSDMLSEQLAKLS
- the nifV gene encoding homocitrate synthase gives rise to the protein MFEKSPLITCDTTLRDGEQAAGIVFANIEKLRIAKLLDEIGVQQIEAGIPAMGGDEKKAVKDIAGLGLEASVLGWGRATIEDVQHSIDCDVDSVSISMSSSDIHIQNKLMKTREWVLEKVVESVEYAKDHGLYISCNAEDASRADPAFLVQFGKAAKEAGANRLRYCDTIGLLEPRRAYNEIKALREAVDMDIEMHTHNDFGMATANAVAGMQAGAKFVSTTVMGIGERTGNTPLEEIIMASKHLLHMDVNFHTERFREVAEYVARAAGREIPDWKPIIGTNCFAHEAGIHTDGIIKYLSNYEPYTPEEVGLSRKIVIGKHSGRHTIKQILANKGIEVSDELAGDILTQVRANSIALKRSLSENELIYIYQDFQSGHYKKTN
- a CDS encoding phosphate uptake regulator PhoU; protein product: MRAELRRVQKTGTSTLTVSLPKEWADSSNLKPGDQVSMAIQPDGTIILDTHTDKRREVLKKEIWTNGDESVEHLTRKLIGAYLVGYNVIEVRSKERMEPSAKGAVREFSRLAIGPEIVEETANSIIMHDLSDPVELPLEKCIRRMQLIVRSMHADAIEALRLEDKGLAEDVIDRDTDVDRLYWMAMKQNNLVARDRKMGERMGIDIFGSNDLMLVARGIERIGDHAVRIARNALLSAEDEEKLEGADQLKTLSAEAMSVLEKGMEALFRKDIDKANAIIDEGRNVVRKCEKVGRGLLTESSRDAIITNMVLDSIIRSTMYGVDIAEIAINGAMRT
- the pstC gene encoding phosphate ABC transporter permease subunit PstC; its protein translation is MALKLPVKSRKGRGRRRIDHVPSSERAIRYVLMAATWMSIIALAAVFAELLLGAFPAFTSIDIIDFFTGTVWNPSHPLYPLYGILPLFVATLMVSFGAALIAIPIGLGCTIWLAELASPRVKAIFKPAIEILAGIPSVIFGFFALVILSEWIAVIFDPINKLNALNGAIMLAVMMIPIMVTVAEDAINAVPRSLREASLALGATRWETIRHVVLPSALSGIVAAIVLAFGRAVGETMTVLMATGNAPLLSFDFLRSVQTMTAAIAIDFGEVEFGSEHYHVLFLVGLVLFIITFMINFLADWITRRYREEY